A genomic segment from Lasioglossum baleicum chromosome 5, iyLasBale1, whole genome shotgun sequence encodes:
- the LOC143208939 gene encoding kelch-like protein 5: MSRANHTHTIASGMNKSEQELSFTNKEASASEHSISSIVSSISTSQDENFRVSKHAENSLRVMEKYLHKQQFTDVTLIAGNRRFPVHRLVLSAGSEYFAAMFTSSLRESGQNEVELMEVDGNALWALVCYCYTGCIEIREDSVETLLATACLLQLNPVVKACCQFLRKQLDPSNCLGIRVFADTQGCPDLLEYAHAYTTKHFMEVTKNQEFFLLSANEVAKLLESEDLNVPSEETIFHALMTWLEYDPENRQKEASRLLSLVKLPLLSPAFIADNIESNEMFRDQRVAQELVMEALKYHLLPERRPLLQSGRTKPRKATVGHMLAVGGMDANKGATSIDAFSLRDNAWKPIAAMSGRRVQFGAAIVDKKLIVAGGRDGLKTLNTVECFDFSTLTWNTLSSMNVHRHGLGVAVLGGPLYAVGGHDGWSFLDTVERWDPSTRQWSSISPMSIQRSTVGVAVLNDKLYAVGGRDISSCLNTVECYDPHTNKWTACAPMSLRRGGVGVGVVNGCLYALGGHDAPSTNPNASRFDCVERYDPKSNTWTMVAPMSVQRDAIGVCVLGDRLMAVGGYDGQQYLTLVEAYDPHRNEWESVAPLKAGRAGPPCVVVKNLPRFGCDFGFD; the protein is encoded by the exons ATGTCGAGGGCAAATCATACTCATACGATCGCATCGGGAATGAACAAAAGCGAGCAAGAACTTTCGTTCACGAACAAAGAAGCGTCCGCCAGCGAGCACAGCATCTCAAGCATAGTTTCAAGCATTTCCACGTCTCAAGATGAAAACTTTCGCGTGTCGAAACACGCGGAAAACAGTCTCAGAGTCATGgagaaatatttgcataaacaaCAATTTACAGATGTCACGTTGATTGCAG GAAATAGACGTTTCCCAGTGCATCGCTTAGTTCTTAGTGCAGGTTCGGAATACTTTGCTGCCATGTTTACTAGTTCTCTCAGAGAATCGGGTCAAAACGAAGTTGAATTAATGGAAGTAGACGGGAATGCGCTATGGGCTTTGGTCTGTTATTGTTACACTG GTTGTATAGAAATAAGAGAGGATAGCGTAGAAACTCTTTTAGCAACGGCGTGTCTACTACAGCTCAATCCAGTTGTTAAGGCCTGCTGCCAATTTCTTAGGAAACAACTCGATCCCAGTAATTGCCTAGGAATAAGAGTGTTCGCTGATACACAGGGTTGTCCAGATTTATTAGAATATGCACACGCGTACACAACTAAGCACTTTATGGAAGTTACTAAGAATCAAGAGTTTTTTTTACTATCTGCTAATGAAGTTGCCAAATTATTAGAATCCGAAGATCTCAATGTACCTTCCGAAGAGACAATTTTTCAT GCACTTATGACATGGTTGGAGTATGATCCGGAAAACAGACAGAAGGAAGCGAGCAGACTATTAAGTCTCGTAAAGCTACCTCTCTTGTCCCCTGCG TTTATAGCAGACAATATCGAGAGCAACGAAATGTTCAGAGATCAAAGAGTAGCACAGGAACTAGTCATGGAAGCATTGAAATATCACCTTCTGCCCGAGCGCAGGCCATTACTTCAGTCAGGACGTACAAAGCCTAGGAAAGCCACTGTAGGTCATATGCTAGCTGTCGGAGGAATGGATGCTAATAAGG GTGCTACTTCTATAGATGCATTTTCCTTGCGCGATAACGCTTGGAAACCAATAGCTGCCATGAGCGGTAGGAGAGTTCAATTTGGTGCTGCTATCGtggataaaaaattaattgttgcCGGTGGAAGGGATGGATTAAAAACATTGAATACAGTAGAATGTTTTGACTTTTCTACTCTTACATGGAATACATTGTCTTCTATGAATGTACATCGTCATGGATTAGGTGTAGCTGTATTAGGTGGACCTTTGTACGCTGTCGGTGGTCACGACGGTTGGAGTTTCCTCGACACGGTAGAAAGATGGGATCCATCTACGCGACAATGGAGTTCAATTTCTCCTATGTCGATACAAAGATCTACGGTTGGCGTGGCTGTACTAAACGATAA ATTATACGCTGTAGGTGGAAGAGATATAAGTTCATGTTTAAATACTGTAGAGTGTTACGATCCGCATACAAATAAATGGACTGCTTGCGCTCCAATGTCATTACGGAGAGGTGGAGTCGGAGTAGGAGTAGTAAATGGATGTTTATATGCGTTAGGTGGCCATGATGCACCATCCACTAATCCTAATGCCAGCAGATTTGATTGCGTCGAAAG GTACGACCCTAAATCGAATACGTGGACCATGGTAGCGCCAATGAGTGTTCAGAGGGACGCAATTGGCGTTTGTGTACTCGGCGATAGACTTATGGCAGTGGGGGGCTACGATGGCCAACAATATCTTACCCTTGTCGAGGCATACGACCCACATCGAAACGAATGGGAATCT gttgcTCCTTTAAAAGCTGGTCGAGCAGGTCCACCATGTGTTGTTGTAAAGAATTTACCTCGTTTTGGGTGTGATTTTGGATTTGATTAG
- the Ktl gene encoding BTB/POZ domain-containing protein Ktl yields the protein MVDQQQSDQQQEAVPGVVELNVGGIFYTTALTTLTRESNSHLAALFSGKVPVEKDAKGRYFLDRDGVLFRYVLDFLRNQALVLPEGFREKERLKQEANYYGLPGLERAIQENKFSSTTGKRLTGCITVGYRGSFAFGREGLADVKFRKLSRILVCGRVTLCRDVFGETLNESRDPDHETSDRYTSRFFLKHSSIEQAFDMLQEQGFKLVGSCGSGTAGGNSEQPKPGTDAEENRWNHYNVFVFVRD from the coding sequence ATGGTGGATCAACAGCAGTCGGATCAGCAACAGGAAGCCGTGCCAGGCGTGGTGGAACTGAACGTGGGCGGTATATTTTACACCACCGCGTTGACCACCCTCACCCGGGAGAGTAACTCTCATCTCGCCGCTTTGTTTTCTGGAAAAGTGCCGGTTGAGAAGGACGCCAAGGGAAGATATTTCCTGGACCGGGATGGGGTGCTCTTCCGTTACGTTCTCGATTTCCTGCGCAATCAGGCGTTGGTTCTTCCCGAAGGATTCCGAGAGAAGGAGAGATTGAAGCAGGAGGCGAACTATTACGGTTTGCCCGGGCTGGAACGTGCTATCCAGGAGAACAAGTTTTCTAGCACGACGGGCAAAAGACTGACCGGGTGCATCACCGTCGGCTACCGCGGCAGTTTCGCGTTCGGCCGCGAAGGTCTGGCGGATGTCAAGTTCAGGAAGCTGTCGAGAATTCTTGTGTGCGGCCGCGTCACGCTCTGTAGGGACGTGTTCGGAGAGACGTTGAACGAGAGCCGTGATCCCGACCACGAGACTTCGGATCGTTACACGTCCAGATTCTTCCTGAAGCACAGTTCTATCGAGCAGGCTTTCGACATGCTTCAGGAGCAAGGATTCAAGCTGGTCGGTAGCTGCGGTTCCGGCACGGCTGGCGGCAATTCGGAACAACCGAAGCCTGGCACGGACGCCGAGGAGAATCGTTGGAATCATTACAACGTGTTCGTCTTCGTCCGTGATTAA
- the LOC143208946 gene encoding uncharacterized protein LOC143208946: protein MVKKCKDPICPANRYPSASHSEPQNGRHRKKSKSKKTRNGSNGRKRAARLDSGVKICKNKKCQASTATMESSTSTSPSPKICVRSLASNKFSNWRRKKCQDKKTICHCDNNEKTTTNSSKNRDDRRKKKHKSRRENKQRNKLMSSLCICVRESDSES from the exons atggtaaaaaagtGTAAAGATCCGATTTGTCCAGCAAATAGATATCCTTCTGCGAG TCACAGCGAACCGCAAAATGGTAGACATCGAAAGAAATCAAAAAGCAAGAAAACGAGAAATGGATCGAATGGACGAAAGAGAGCAGCAAGACTAGATAGCGGtgtaaaaatttgcaaaaa TAAAAAGTGTCAAGCGTCAACAGCAACCATGGAATCTTCGACATCGACGTCCCCATCTCCTAAGATATG TGTGAGAAGCCTGGCCTCGAATAAATTCTCAAATTGGAGGCGGAAAAAGTGTCAGGATAAGAAGACAATTTGCCATTGTGACAACAACGAGAAAACGACGACTAACAGCTCTAAAAATCGGGATGACAGGAGAAAGAAAAAACACAAGAGTCGAAGAGAAAACAAACAGAGAAACAAACTTATGTCATCTCTTTGCATATGTGTCAGAGAATCAGATTCAGAGAGTTAA
- the LOC143208941 gene encoding protein phosphatase methylesterase 1 isoform X2 produces MVSKSKGFQRKRDYEPVQWIPYFDHSEDVTIKTGTFHIYTKGTEGPTLVLLHGGGYSALTWAEFTKSIMTMIVCKVMAIDLRGHGDSCTDNEEDLSAETLAEDVAEVIRASTTEDSSIVLVGHSMGGAVAVRAAPLIPNLCGLGVIDVVEGTAMDALTSMQSFLRSRPASFSSIPQAVEWCVRSGQIRNVQSAKVSVPGQIKNIETNKLATHDIGILSQSSCECNIETTIPREDIIQEEEPVNMPPPSQTTATLPTKKYVWRIDLSKTEQHWSGWFKGLSTAFLNVPVPKVLLLAGVDRLDRELTVGQMQGKFQMQVLPACGHAVHEDVPDKVAEAIATFMVRHKFTEPASDFPRTFPAC; encoded by the exons AT GGTTAGCAAGTCCAAAGGATTTCAGCGTAAGAGGGATTACGAGCCTGTTCAATGGATTCCTTATTTCGATCATTCCGAAGATGTGACAATAAAAACTGGTACATTTCATATTTATACCAAAGGGACAGAAGGACCAACGTTAGTATTGTTACACGGAGGCGGCTATAGCGCGTTAACATGGGCAGAATTCACT AAATCGATTATGACCATGATAGTATGTAAAGTTATGGCAATTGATCTTAGAGGACACGGAGACTCGTGCACAGATAACGAAGAAGATTTGTCTGCAGAAACTTTAGCAGA AGATGTTGCTGAAGTTATAAGGGCATCGACAACAGAAGATAGTTCTATAGTACTTGTGGGTCATAGTATGGGTGGTGCAGTAGCTGTTAGAGCTGCTCCATTAATTCCAAATCTATGTGGCTTAGGAGTTATCGATGTGGTTGAGGGAACAGCTATGGATGCGTTGACATCTATGCAAAGCTTTTTAAGATCTCGACCAGCTAGTTTTAGTTCTATACCTCAAGCTGTGGAATGGTG TGTACGAAGTGGCCAAATCCGTAATGTACAATCAGCTAAGGTATCGGTTCCTGGACAAATAAAAAA CATCGAAACTAATAAATTAGCTACACACGACATTGGTATACTATCACAATCGTCATGCGAGTGTAATATAGAGACAACGATTCCACGAGAAGATATTATTCAAGAGGAAGAACCTGTAAATATGCCACCACCATCCCAGACCACTGCTACCCTTCCCACGAAAAAATATGTTTGGAGAATAGACTTATCGAAAACTGAACAGCATTGGTCTGGTTGGTTTAAAGGATTATCAACTGCATTCTTAAACGTACCGGTTCCAAAAGTACTACTTTTGGCTGGTGTCGATAGATTAGATCGAGAACTTACCGTTGGTCAGATGCAAG GCAAATTTCAAATGCAAGTATTACCGGCATGTGGGCATGCTGTGCACGAAGATGTTCCAGATAAAGTGGCAGAGGCAATAGCTACTTTTATGGTTAGACATAAATTTACAGAACCCGCATCCGACTTTCCACG AACTTTTCCTGCTTGTTAG
- the LOC143208941 gene encoding protein phosphatase methylesterase 1 isoform X1, whose translation MSSLQKSILKSKLPPTGVNFGIGSRVSKSKGFQRKRDYEPVQWIPYFDHSEDVTIKTGTFHIYTKGTEGPTLVLLHGGGYSALTWAEFTKSIMTMIVCKVMAIDLRGHGDSCTDNEEDLSAETLAEDVAEVIRASTTEDSSIVLVGHSMGGAVAVRAAPLIPNLCGLGVIDVVEGTAMDALTSMQSFLRSRPASFSSIPQAVEWCVRSGQIRNVQSAKVSVPGQIKNIETNKLATHDIGILSQSSCECNIETTIPREDIIQEEEPVNMPPPSQTTATLPTKKYVWRIDLSKTEQHWSGWFKGLSTAFLNVPVPKVLLLAGVDRLDRELTVGQMQGKFQMQVLPACGHAVHEDVPDKVAEAIATFMVRHKFTEPASDFPRTFPAC comes from the exons ATGTCTTCCCTCCAAAAGTCGATTTTGAAATCAAAACTACCACCGACGGGTGTCAATTTTGGAATCGGCTCTAG GGTTAGCAAGTCCAAAGGATTTCAGCGTAAGAGGGATTACGAGCCTGTTCAATGGATTCCTTATTTCGATCATTCCGAAGATGTGACAATAAAAACTGGTACATTTCATATTTATACCAAAGGGACAGAAGGACCAACGTTAGTATTGTTACACGGAGGCGGCTATAGCGCGTTAACATGGGCAGAATTCACT AAATCGATTATGACCATGATAGTATGTAAAGTTATGGCAATTGATCTTAGAGGACACGGAGACTCGTGCACAGATAACGAAGAAGATTTGTCTGCAGAAACTTTAGCAGA AGATGTTGCTGAAGTTATAAGGGCATCGACAACAGAAGATAGTTCTATAGTACTTGTGGGTCATAGTATGGGTGGTGCAGTAGCTGTTAGAGCTGCTCCATTAATTCCAAATCTATGTGGCTTAGGAGTTATCGATGTGGTTGAGGGAACAGCTATGGATGCGTTGACATCTATGCAAAGCTTTTTAAGATCTCGACCAGCTAGTTTTAGTTCTATACCTCAAGCTGTGGAATGGTG TGTACGAAGTGGCCAAATCCGTAATGTACAATCAGCTAAGGTATCGGTTCCTGGACAAATAAAAAA CATCGAAACTAATAAATTAGCTACACACGACATTGGTATACTATCACAATCGTCATGCGAGTGTAATATAGAGACAACGATTCCACGAGAAGATATTATTCAAGAGGAAGAACCTGTAAATATGCCACCACCATCCCAGACCACTGCTACCCTTCCCACGAAAAAATATGTTTGGAGAATAGACTTATCGAAAACTGAACAGCATTGGTCTGGTTGGTTTAAAGGATTATCAACTGCATTCTTAAACGTACCGGTTCCAAAAGTACTACTTTTGGCTGGTGTCGATAGATTAGATCGAGAACTTACCGTTGGTCAGATGCAAG GCAAATTTCAAATGCAAGTATTACCGGCATGTGGGCATGCTGTGCACGAAGATGTTCCAGATAAAGTGGCAGAGGCAATAGCTACTTTTATGGTTAGACATAAATTTACAGAACCCGCATCCGACTTTCCACG AACTTTTCCTGCTTGTTAG
- the Yeti gene encoding yeti, which translates to MTKEHQLPSDSDEDDEDYVPDGADSEPVSEVESEGDAESGPEDENDENKRETTKKQRKKRNKVIKSKAKTHRSGRNVRADSEEKEKEQIEESSEKKKITEEEEKKRADSLWADFMKDTSTVPKAKPQNSTNKTKEKSPPLEKPKVEEKVKITKVFEFAGEEVKVEKEVSIDSAEARLSLSSAENSDKTGNSATPAGKGSGREKGFKRAGLGGISSVLGQIGKKAKISTLEKSKLDWDNYKKEENLEEEISTHNKGKGGYLERQDFLQRADLRQFEIEKQLRNANRRGTR; encoded by the exons ATGACCAAAGAACATCAGTTACCTTCTGATTCTGATGAAGACGATGAAGATTATGTTCCCGACGGTGCTGACAGTGAACCTGTCTCGGAAGTAGAATCTGAGGGTGACGCGGAAAGTGGGCCAGAGGATGAGAATGATGAAAATAAAAGAGAAACTACgaagaaacaaagaaaaaagagaaataaagttATAAAATCGAAAGCTAAAACACATAGGTCAGGAAGAAATGTGAGGGCTGACagtgaagagaaagagaaagaacaaATTGAAGAGTCGAgcgaaaagaagaaaattacagaagaagaagaaaagaaaagagctGATTCACTTTGGGCAGATTTTATGAAAGATACAT CAACTGTTCCTAAAGCTAAACCTCAAAACTCGACAAACAAGACGAAAGAAAAATCTCCACCATTGGAGAAGCCAAAAGTAGAAGAAAAAGTTAAGATAACTAAAGTCTTTGAGTTTGCTGGAGAAGAAGTTAAGGTTGAGAAGGAGGTATCGATAGATTCGGCTGAAGCTAGACTGTCTCTTTCTTCAGCAGAGAATTCAGATAAGACTGGGAATTCTGCTACACCTGCAGGAAAAGGATCTGGAAGAGAGAAAGGTTTTAAACGAGCTGGTTTAGGAGGTATCTCCTCGGTTCTGGGTCAGATAGGAAAAAAAGCAAAAATCAGTACGTTAGAAAAGTCGAAACTGGACTGGGATAATTATAAAAAGGAGGAAAACCTGGAGGAAGAGATTAGCACCCATAACAAAGGCAAAGGTGGCTATTTGGAGCGTCAAGACTTTCTGCAGAGGGCAGATCTGCGACAGTTTGAAATTGAGAAACAATTGCGCAATGCCAACAGACGCGGCACACGGTGA
- the LOC143208937 gene encoding mucolipin-3: MTEPRKRNLREESKGNILRNHSWSNGPDSEDELDGENELLDENVPSPSHHGPMIRDPSICNMTTFGEEKMRRKLKFFFMNPIEKWQAKRRFPYKFIVQVVKIVLVTIQLCLFAHSNYMHVNYAWDNRIAFSHLFLRGWDAMQEVPAYPPATGPFAIYKQEDFYSTINYALDGYFNLSNAIGSYSYTAEDNSLVPAVLCLFHYKEGIIFGFNESYVFDKEVVETCVNVTHQLYKEHSTSKHLLSQQNITVNFSALVRAHLQFDLKTVNLKAAGPMAPPDCYEFNIKIILDNRDFDGQMLLSLDTVPKRLQCKGDTRYITDSRIEAALRTILNLLVILICTVSLVLCSRAIYRAQLLKFETMNFFKQTYGKVLSLEGRLEFLNLWYVMIIANDLLIIIGSALKEEIERKQFSRDNWDVCSIFLGTGNLLVWFGVLRYLGFFKTYNVVILTLKKAAPKVARFLLCAILIYAGFTFAGWLILGPYHMKFRSLATTSECLFALINGDDMFATFTITKFKSPMLWWYSRIYLYTFISLYIYVVLSLFISVIMDAYDTIKVYYRDGFPKNDLQTFIAACTDEASSGLYRDDTERNDLTELLDRFCCCRKRPFYGSFSGSSSELPRKSEQTCGGAICI; encoded by the exons ATGACAGAGCCGCGCAAACGAAATTTACGGGAAGAGTCCAAAGGGAATATCCTCAGGAACCATTCGTGGAGCAATGGACCTGACAGCGAGGATGAATTGGACGGTGAAAATGAACTGCTCGACGAGAACGTACCTAGTCCAAG TCACCATGGACCGATGATAAGAGATCCGTCAATTTGTAACATGACGACATTTGGTGAAGAAAAGATGCGCAGAAAGTTAAAGTTCTTCTTCATGAACCCTATCGAAAAGTGGCAAGCGAAACGCCGTTTCCCATACAAATTTATTGTCCAAGTGGTGAAGATCGTATTGGTCACCATACAGCTGTGTTTATTCGCCCATAGTAATTACATGCACGTGAATTATGCCTGGGATAATCGAATAGCTTTCTCGCATTTATTCCTTCGAGGATGGGATGCTATGCAAGAG GTACCAGCTTATCCACCGGCAACAGGTCCATTCGCAATCTACAAACAAGAGGACTTCTATAGTACAATTAATTATGCTTTAGACGGTTACTTTAATCTTAGCAATGCAATTGGATCATATTCATATACAGCAGAAGATAACTCACTAGTCCCAGCTGTTCTATGTCTATTTCATTACAAAGAAGGTATTATATTTGGTTTTAACGAAAGCTATGTATTTGACAAAGAAGTGGTAGAAACGTGCGTCAACGTAACTCATCAACTTTACAAGGAACACAGTACGTCGAAGCACCTATTGTCCCAGCAAAATATAACTGTAAATTTCTCAGCCCTCGTTAGAGCTCACTTACAATTCGATTTGAAAACAGTCAATTTAAAAGCTGCCGGTCCGATGGCACCACCGGATTGTTACGAAtttaacattaaaattattttggaCAATCGTGATTTCGATGGGCAAATGTTGCTCTCGTTAGATACAGTACCAAAGAGATTGCAATGCAAAGGCGATACGCGATACATCACCGATAGCCGTATCGAGGCAGCTTTAAGGACAATACTCAATTTGCTAGTGATACTCATTTGTACTGTGTCTCTTGTTTTATGTTCAAGAGCTATATACAGAGCGCAACTGTTGAAATTCGAAACCATGAATTTCTTTAAGCAAACATATGGCAAAGTATTGAGTCTCGAAGGGAgattagaatttttaaatttatggtATGTAATGATCATTGCAAACGATCTATTGATTATCATTGGCTCGGCTTTGAAGGAAGAGATCGAACGGAAACAGTTCAGCAGAGATAATTGGGACGTGTGTAGTATATTCCTAGGGACAGGTAATTTACTCGTTTGGTTCGGCGTGTTGCGTTACCTCGGTTTCTTTAAAACATATAACGTTGTTATTTTAACATTGAAAAAGGCTGCCCCAAAGGTGGCACGATTTTTGCTTTGCGCAATTCTTATTTACGCTGGCTTTACGTTCGCTGGCTGGTTGATTTTAGGACCGTATCACATGAAATTTCGATCTCTCGCCACAACGTCTGAATGCTTATTTGCGCTTATAAATGGCGACGACATGTTCGCCACATTTACCATAACAAAGTTCAAATCACCGATGCTGTGGTGGTACTCTAGGATCTATTTATACACGTTTATTTCATTGTACATTTACGTGGTGTTAAgtttattcatttctgtgataaTGGATGCCTACGACACTATCAAGGTTTATTATCGGGACGGGTTTCCGAAAAACGATTTGCAAACGTTCATAGCAGCGTGTACAGACGAAGCGTCTAGCGGTCTTTATAGGGACGACACCGAAAGAAATGATCTGACAGAGCTTCTCGATCGCTTTTGTTGTTGTCGGAAAAGGCCCTTTTACGGGTCGTTTTCAGGATCAAGCTCAGAACTTCCAAGAAAGTCGGAACAAACGTGCGGAGGAGCAATCTGTATATAG